ATTTTCCTCGTAGGCAGGAAAAAGATCGATCACCTCCCCCCTGACCCTGAAGGTCCCACGGTGAAAATCGATATCATTCCGCTCGTAACGCATCTCCACGAGGCTCGAAAGTATTCCCTCTCGGGTAACCTTTTCCCCGACCCTGAAGTTGACCAGCATGTCACGGTATGCGGCAGGGGAACCCAGGCCGAAAATGCAGGAGACGGATGAGACGACCAGAACATCCTGTCTGGTGAGCAGCGATCGCGTGGCCGAATGGCGCAGACGGTCAATTACCTCGTTTATGGAGCTGTCCTTCTCGATGAAAGTATCGGTCTGCGGAACGTAGGCCTCCGGTTGATAATAATCGTAATAGGAAACAAAATATTCAACCGCGTTGTTGGGGAAAAACCCTTTGAATTCCTGGTAGAGCTGCGCCGCCAGGGTCTTGTTGTGAGCAAGAATCAGGGTTGGACGGCGGATTCTGGATATGACGTTGGCGAGGGTGAATGTCTTTCCGGAGCCGGTGACGCCAAGGAGGACCTGGTAATTCTTTTCTTCTGAAATACCCCTGGAAAGGGCATCTATCGCCCCTGGCTGATCTCCTCTGGGAGAATAGTCGGAAACAAGTTTAAATTCCAATGTCTTACCGCCCCAGGAGAAAAACCAGCGCCCCATCTTCGTATCCCACTGCGAGATCGCCTTTCCCATCACCGTTAAAATCGCCCGAACACAGGTTCGTCGAGAGCCTTTTATTGCTGACAAGAACGGGAGTCTCCCTGATACGGTTGTTCTCAAGGACAAAGAGCCCCAGTGTCCTTCCCGTTCCATCAGGAGCGACAAGGTCGTTGTGCCCGTTATTGTTAAAATCGCCGATGAGGGCCATCTCCAGATTGCGTGATCCTTTAATGTGGGTGGAGATACCGGCTTTTCGCACCAGTCGGGTTGCGGCCAGATCAGTCCTGAACAGCTCCAGATCACCCATTCCCGAGGGGTGGACCACGGCAATTATGAATTGGCGGCCCTCATCCCCGAACATCGACTTGCCGATTACCTGAATAAATGATTTGCCGGAGGCTACACGGCTCGCCCGAACCTCCGTCAGCCGTCTTTTTGAAAATGACAGGACTCTGATCGAGGACCCCTCGTCGTCGCTTACAGTGGCCAGGATCTCCTTTCCGGGCCCGTTGTAAACCTCTGCGAGAACCGGCTTGAGATCCTCGAATACTTCCGGTGAATCGAGTTTGTATTCATCCACCAGCTTAATAATCTTTCCGTCCCAGGAGAAGACGGCAATCCCTTGTGCCTCTGTTTCATCACCAAGGCGCCCGAAACTGAATCCGTCGGTTGGCATGGAAAAGGCAACCGCCTCGAGTTTTCCGTCATCGTTAAGGTCCGCCACGGAAATGCGCGAATCAGGAAGAAGCATCGTGTTGTTGTCCGATCTGGTGGCATTCCTTCCGATGACGACGGTAAAACGGCCTTCATCGTTTATGCCCAAAATCTCATCGGTTCCGTCCCCATCCAGATCAGCGGCAACCAGAGGGGCCAGAAGAGAAAAATCATTGGCGACCCTGCTTGATCGTCCTCTCTTTGAAGACAGTGTCTTCAGGACTCCACGATCACTTACCACAAGGATTTTTTTATCCGATGCGGCGATCTTTGAATGAAGGATGAGGGGTGGGGATTGCGGGGAGATCCCCTCAACTGTCCATATCGTGCTTATGGTTTTATTCCCAAGTCTCATAAGACGCAGCGAGCCGTTTTCAAAAAGGACCAGGGCCTCGTCAACGCCGTCGCCGTCAACGTCCCCCGAGATGATCCACTGCGGACGCTCGTTCGTCCTCGTCCTTATGCTTCTGCTGCTGGTCAGATCCCCCCTCAGGGAAACTATGGGGTTGGACTCAAGCAACCCTGTTGCTGTGGAGCCGCTGTTTTGTCCTGTACGATAAATGGGTTCGTAGGCCAGGGAATTTGCGGCAATCAGCAACAGGGCGGCAATCGGCAGGAAAACTTCAAAGAGGACCCTGTTCACGAAACATCTCCTTTACTCATGAGACCAATGTCCGCAAGGCAACGATCGGGAATGAATTATTACCCTAATATATCATTTTAAGTTACGGAGGGCAGGATTAGAAACGTAAACGCGGAAGGAGGCGGGAAATGCTGGAGCCTACTCCCCCAGATACGCTTCCTTGACCTTGGGGTTGTTAAGCAGGGCATCCGAGGTGTCTTCGAGAACAACATTGCCCGTCTCGATAACGTACCCTCTCTGGGCGACCTGAAGCGCCATGAAGGCATTCTGCTCGACGAGGAGGATGGTGGTACCCTGCTTGTTGATCTCCTGAATAACGGTAAAGATCTTTTCGACGACAATGGGAGCGAGTCCAAGGGACGGCTCGTCAAGGAGAAGAAGCTTCGGACGTGCCATCAATGCCCTGCCGATGGCCAGCATCTGCTGCTCCCCGCCGGAGAGGGTGCCTCCATCCTGGTTTTTTCTCTCCTTCATTATCGGAAAGAGTTCAAAAACCATTTCGAGACTCTCTTTCACCCCTGCCGTATCCTTGCGGACGTAGGAACCCAGAAGGAGATTTTCGCTTACAGTAAGATGGGGAAATATACGCCTTCCTTCGGGCACCTGTGAGATCCCCATCTTTACAATACCGTCGGGCTGAGACCGGGTAATGTCCACATTTTGAAACGTGATGGACCCCTTTTTAGGACGGCATATCCCGGAGATAGACATGAGGGTGGTGGATTTCCCAGCGCCGTTGGCGCCGATAAGGGTGACGATCTCGCCTGGGCGAACGTGCAAAGATATTCCCTTCAGCGCCTGAATGTTTCCATAATAGGTCTGGATTTCATCAATATTCAGCATCAGCCAGACTCCGCACCCATCCGGGGATGCACGTTGCCCGGACATCCTGTTTGATAAACTTTCGGCGAAGTGATTTTATTACTGCGCCACATACGCCGACCCCAGGTAAGCCTCGATTACCCGGCGATCTGACTTGATCGTCTCAGGTCTGCCCTCGGCGATCTTTTGACCGTGATCGAGAACAATAATCCGATCTGAAATCTTCATTATCACCTTCATGTCATGCTCGATCAGGAGAATGGCAATACCGCTATCCCTGATTTTATCAATAAGCCTTATCAGCATGGCCGTCTCCTGGGGATTCATTCCGGCAGCGGGTTCATCGAGCAGAAGAACCTTTGGATCGGTAGCCAGCGCCCTGGCTATTTCCAGGATTCGCTGTTCACCGTATGGCAGGTTGGCCGCAAGAGACCCGGCCTTGTGACGAAGACCGACGAACTTCAGGGTTTTCATGGCCTTCCCCCTGGTCTCCCGTTCCTCTCTGCGTTGGAACCTCGTCCCCAGGATTATGG
This genomic stretch from bacterium BMS3Abin14 harbors:
- a CDS encoding FG-GAP repeat protein, producing MNRVLFEVFLPIAALLLIAANSLAYEPIYRTGQNSGSTATGLLESNPIVSLRGDLTSSRSIRTRTNERPQWIISGDVDGDGVDEALVLFENGSLRLMRLGNKTISTIWTVEGISPQSPPLILHSKIAASDKKILVVSDRGVLKTLSSKRGRSSRVANDFSLLAPLVAADLDGDGTDEILGINDEGRFTVVIGRNATRSDNNTMLLPDSRISVADLNDDGKLEAVAFSMPTDGFSFGRLGDETEAQGIAVFSWDGKIIKLVDEYKLDSPEVFEDLKPVLAEVYNGPGKEILATVSDDEGSSIRVLSFSKRRLTEVRASRVASGKSFIQVIGKSMFGDEGRQFIIAVVHPSGMGDLELFRTDLAATRLVRKAGISTHIKGSRNLEMALIGDFNNNGHNDLVAPDGTGRTLGLFVLENNRIRETPVLVSNKRLSTNLCSGDFNGDGKGDLAVGYEDGALVFLLGR
- the livF_4 gene encoding high-affinity branched-chain amino acid transport ATP-binding protein LivF, with the protein product MLNIDEIQTYYGNIQALKGISLHVRPGEIVTLIGANGAGKSTTLMSISGICRPKKGSITFQNVDITRSQPDGIVKMGISQVPEGRRIFPHLTVSENLLLGSYVRKDTAGVKESLEMVFELFPIMKERKNQDGGTLSGGEQQMLAIGRALMARPKLLLLDEPSLGLAPIVVEKIFTVIQEINKQGTTILLVEQNAFMALQVAQRGYVIETGNVVLEDTSDALLNNPKVKEAYLGE